From a single Nicotiana tabacum cultivar K326 chromosome 8, ASM71507v2, whole genome shotgun sequence genomic region:
- the LOC107775015 gene encoding zinc finger protein ZAT5, giving the protein MEISEDSADRTLVFKGKRSKRPRQLSLVGMAVAVTSTSSTGGGGGGAGGGTGGSSDDIGGGGEFYSSSIQYSPTTSSTQISTSSEEDEDMANCLILLAQSGRCQKLQVESTERKMVKISSRKFTEMATCTTGKAGFYVYECKTCNRTFPSFQALGGHRTSHKKAKTIVEEKKSTADSENPDHQNEEKLNEIITPTQIVNKGNSHSKPKIHECSICGAEFSSGQALGGHMRRHRPPPMITATNSTKVTGETTSESSHNDDENSNKEKPRIILSLDLNLPAPPEDDSKFGFSANKQSLVFSPTALVDCHY; this is encoded by the coding sequence ATGGAAATCTCCGAAGATTCAGCCGATCGCACGTTAGTATTCAAAGGGAAACGTAGTAAGCGACCACGGCAGTTGTCTCTTGTTGGCATGGCTGTGGCGGTCACTTCCACGTCATCAaccggcggcggcggcggcggtgCTGGTGGTGGAACTGGTGGCAGTAGTGATGATATTGGCGGCGGAGGAGAATTTTACTCTTCGTCAATTCAGTATTCACCAACTACTTCTTCTACTCAAATATCGACTAGTTCAGAGGAAGATGAGGACATGGCCAATTGCTTAATACTATTAGCACAAAGTGGCCGATGCCAGAAACTACAAGTGGAAAGTACTGAACGTAAGATGGTAAAAATCAGTAGCCGAAAATTTACAGAAATGGCCACTTGTACAACTGGAAAAGCCGGGTTCTATGTCTATGAGTGCAAAACTTGTAACAGAACTTTCCCATCTTTTCAAGCACTGGGTGGGCATAGAACAAGTCACAAAAAAGCCAAAACCATAGTAGAAGAGAAAAAATCTACAGCTGATTCAGAAAATCCTGATCATCAAAATGAAGAAAAGTTGAACGAGATTATTACGCCAACCCAAATAGTGAATAAAGGTAATTCACACAGCAAGCCAAAAATTCATGAGTGTTCAATTTGTGGGGCAGAATTCTCGTCAGGACAAGCTTTGGGTGGTCATATGAGAAGACATAGACCACCACCTATGATTACAGCAACAAACAGTACTAAGGTTACAGGTGAGACGACTTCGGAATCATCACATAATGATGATGAGAATTCGAATAAGGAGAAGCCAAGAATCATTTTATCGCTTGATCTTAACTTGCCGGCGCCGCCCGAAGATGATTCAAAGTTTGGTTTTTCAGCCAATAAGCAAAGTCTTGTCTTCTCCCCTACGGCTTTGGTGGATTGCCATTACTAG